One stretch of Amycolatopsis tolypomycina DNA includes these proteins:
- the nusB gene encoding transcription antitermination factor NusB, with amino-acid sequence MPTSKPHPNRGGAISRRQARRRAVEMLYEAAQRDTDAVTLLADRVGATDVDPIADYTISLVEGVTGRKTQIDELLAEHAQGWTLERMPKVDLAVLRVGVYELLWAEDVPDPVAIDEAVGLAKELSTDDSPRFVNGVLGRIGTIADRLRAVL; translated from the coding sequence ATGCCGACGTCGAAACCCCACCCGAACCGCGGCGGCGCGATCAGCCGTCGTCAGGCTCGCCGCCGCGCGGTGGAAATGCTGTACGAGGCCGCGCAGCGCGACACCGACGCGGTGACGCTGCTGGCCGACCGGGTCGGCGCGACGGACGTCGACCCGATCGCGGACTACACGATCAGCCTGGTCGAGGGCGTCACCGGGCGGAAGACCCAGATCGACGAGCTGCTGGCCGAGCACGCGCAGGGCTGGACACTGGAGCGGATGCCGAAGGTCGACCTCGCGGTGCTGCGCGTCGGCGTCTACGAGCTGCTCTGGGCCGAGGACGTGCCGGACCCGGTCGCGATCGACGAGGCCGTGGGCCTGGCGAAGGAACTGTCCACGGACGACTCGCCGCGGTTCGTGAACGGCGTGCTGGGCCGCATCGGCACGATCGCCGACCGCCTGCGCGCCGTTCTCTGA
- a CDS encoding B-4DMT family transporter has product MSAWVIRGLVMAVLHGAAITLLAKYAVYHPTDQALPVSLALAVLVGAAALWSALDAWRGLPDRGRVWFIAALVAGPVAGILYVIGRAVFVDQTGVSELGGALTGGAAFSALLVLIPAGLGLFVGGRIGRSQRSGEEPRA; this is encoded by the coding sequence ATGAGCGCCTGGGTGATTCGCGGACTGGTCATGGCGGTGTTGCACGGCGCGGCCATCACCTTGCTGGCCAAGTACGCCGTGTACCACCCGACGGACCAGGCGCTTCCGGTGTCACTGGCCCTGGCGGTCCTGGTCGGCGCGGCGGCGCTGTGGAGCGCGCTGGACGCGTGGCGGGGCCTGCCCGACCGCGGCCGCGTGTGGTTCATCGCGGCGCTGGTCGCGGGCCCGGTGGCGGGGATCCTGTACGTGATCGGCCGCGCGGTGTTCGTGGACCAGACGGGCGTGTCCGAGCTGGGCGGGGCACTGACCGGCGGCGCGGCGTTCTCGGCGCTGCTGGTGCTGATCCCGGCCGGGCTGGGGCTGTTCGTCGGCGGCCGGATCGGACGGTCCCAG
- a CDS encoding M24 family metallopeptidase has product MPETHGRRRAALRGLLTGAGVEALLVTDLLNIRYLTGFTGSNAALLLHAGGDGETLFCTDGRYTTQSAAEVPDLETVVDRASAAALVAKAAKAPQTYGQLGFESQHVSVEQYEALRQEVPLKRTPGLVEKLREVKDEAEIEALRQACAAADRALDDLLAAGGLRPGRTELEIARDLENRMLEHGSAAPSFASIIAAGAHSAIPHHQPTHAELKRGDFVKLDFGATVDGYHSDMTRTFVLGAPADWQREVYELVHAAQAAGVDAVVPGTEVSDVDAAARKVIADAGHGEHFAHGLGHGVGLQIHEAPSFAATGVGTLAAGMAVTVEPGVYLAGRGGVRIEDTLVVRAGEPELLTLSTKNLVVV; this is encoded by the coding sequence GTGCCTGAAACCCATGGACGACGTCGTGCCGCGCTGCGCGGGCTCCTGACCGGGGCCGGTGTCGAGGCGCTGCTGGTCACCGACCTGCTGAACATCCGCTACCTCACCGGGTTCACCGGCTCCAACGCCGCCCTGCTGCTCCACGCCGGCGGGGACGGCGAGACGCTCTTCTGCACCGACGGCCGCTACACCACCCAGTCGGCCGCCGAGGTGCCCGACCTCGAGACCGTCGTCGACCGGGCCAGCGCCGCCGCGCTCGTCGCGAAAGCCGCGAAGGCCCCCCAGACGTACGGGCAGCTCGGGTTCGAGAGCCAGCACGTCAGCGTCGAGCAGTACGAAGCCCTCCGGCAGGAGGTGCCCCTCAAGCGCACCCCCGGCCTGGTCGAGAAGCTGCGCGAGGTCAAGGACGAAGCCGAGATCGAGGCGCTGCGCCAGGCGTGCGCCGCCGCCGACCGGGCACTCGACGACCTGCTCGCCGCCGGTGGCCTGCGGCCCGGGCGGACCGAGCTGGAGATCGCCCGTGACCTGGAGAACCGGATGCTGGAGCACGGCTCGGCCGCGCCCAGCTTCGCGTCCATCATCGCCGCCGGCGCGCACTCGGCCATCCCGCACCACCAGCCGACGCACGCCGAGCTCAAGCGCGGCGACTTCGTGAAGCTGGACTTCGGCGCGACCGTCGACGGCTACCACTCCGACATGACCCGCACCTTCGTCCTCGGCGCGCCCGCGGACTGGCAGCGGGAGGTCTACGAGCTCGTGCACGCCGCGCAGGCGGCCGGGGTCGACGCCGTCGTGCCGGGCACCGAGGTGTCCGATGTGGACGCCGCCGCGCGGAAGGTGATCGCGGACGCGGGCCACGGGGAGCACTTCGCGCACGGCCTCGGGCACGGCGTCGGCCTGCAGATCCACGAGGCGCCCAGCTTCGCCGCGACGGGCGTCGGTACACTGGCCGCCGGTATGGCGGTCACCGTCGAGCCCGGCGTGTACCTGGCGGGGCGCGGTGGCGTGCGCATCGAGGACACGCTCGTCGTGCGGGCTGGGGAGCCCGAACTCCTCACCCTGAGCACCAAGAACCTCGTGGTCGTCTGA
- the efp gene encoding elongation factor P, translating to MATTNDLKNGLVLNLEGQLWTVTAFQHVKPGKGGAFVRTTLKHVLTGKVVDKTFNAGTKVETATVDRRNMTYLYKEGQDFVFMDGDTYDQITVSPEVVGDNANYMLENTEVQVAVHENEPLYVELPTSVELVVQHTDPGLQGDRSTGGTKPATLETGAEIQVPLFLTTGEKIKVDTRDGRYLGRVSS from the coding sequence GTGGCCACGACCAACGACCTGAAGAACGGGCTCGTCCTCAACCTCGAGGGCCAGCTGTGGACCGTCACCGCGTTCCAGCACGTCAAGCCGGGCAAGGGCGGCGCCTTCGTGCGCACGACGCTCAAGCACGTGCTCACCGGCAAGGTGGTCGACAAGACGTTCAACGCGGGCACGAAGGTCGAGACGGCGACGGTCGACCGCCGGAACATGACCTACCTCTACAAGGAGGGGCAGGACTTCGTGTTCATGGACGGTGACACCTACGACCAGATCACCGTCTCGCCCGAGGTCGTCGGCGACAACGCCAACTACATGCTCGAGAACACCGAGGTCCAGGTCGCGGTGCACGAGAACGAGCCGCTGTACGTCGAGCTGCCGACGTCGGTCGAGCTGGTCGTCCAGCACACCGACCCCGGCCTGCAGGGCGACCGCTCCACCGGCGGCACCAAGCCGGCCACGCTGGAGACCGGCGCGGAGATCCAGGTCCCGCTGTTCCTGACCACCGGCGAGAAGATCAAGGTCGACACCCGCGACGGCCGTTACCTGGGCCGCGTCTCCAGCTGA
- a CDS encoding transcriptional regulator: MGDYAKALGAKLRGIRQQQGLSLHGVEQKSGGRWKAVVVGSYERGDRAVTVQKLAELADFYGVPVVELLPEGRVPSGAEPATKIVINLERLQQLPAEKVGPLARYAATIQSQRGDYNGKVLSIRTEDLRSLAIIYDMTPGELTEQLIDWGVLPPEARPSKED; encoded by the coding sequence ATGGGCGATTACGCCAAGGCGCTCGGGGCCAAGCTCCGCGGGATCCGCCAGCAGCAGGGCCTGTCCCTGCACGGGGTCGAGCAGAAGTCCGGTGGGCGCTGGAAGGCCGTCGTCGTCGGCTCGTACGAGCGTGGCGACCGCGCCGTCACCGTGCAGAAGCTGGCCGAGCTGGCCGACTTCTACGGTGTGCCGGTGGTCGAGCTGCTGCCCGAGGGCCGGGTCCCCTCCGGTGCCGAGCCCGCCACCAAGATCGTGATCAACCTCGAGCGCCTGCAGCAGCTGCCGGCCGAAAAGGTGGGCCCGCTCGCGCGGTACGCCGCGACGATCCAGAGCCAGCGCGGCGACTACAACGGCAAGGTGCTCTCGATCCGCACGGAGGACCTGCGGTCCCTGGCGATCATCTACGACATGACCCCGGGCGAGCTGACCGAGCAGCTCATCGACTGGGGCGTCCTGCCGCCGGAGGCGCGGCCCTCCAAGGAGGACTGA